attcaCAATGAATATCTTAGACTATtcaagttctcgaccaatgatatcgcgtcaaatcgatgtcaaatgttgtttatttggttctCCTCTCTCTCTtcctcttgtggttgaaatAGGCTTTAGTAATGGATGACAAAGAAATATGTCCACTAAAAGTCTTTGTGACTGAAGTATTATAAGTACTTACTTATTTTGCTCGTTGTATGTTGTATGAATATTCCGTCTCGTGTTTTCACCAGCCCGCAGTGGAGTGGCATATTTCGCCATGCTGCAGCACCAACAGCAGCAATAGTATGTTAACAGGCGGTTATTTTAACACTTACACGCATTATTGACATTATTAATAAGCTTTAAATTCTAAATcagatttgataaaattataaagaatattgatTAATGAGTTTGAGATTATTAAGAAGTTCTGAAATGATCGTTTAATTCCAAATGTGTGTTTTctataataaagaaacaaactTTACCTCCTCATAATAGAAGAggtaacatttgtttgtttgtatataatgtagGAGCCGATATAGACCGGTGATAAGAACACGTACATCTTATCCGATGattatgggttcaaacccaggcaagcaccactgaattttcatgtgcttaatttgtgtggatcattcatctcgtgctcggcggtgaaggaaaacgtcgtgcaTGTGACtaatcaacgaaattctgtcacatgtgaatccaccaacccgcaactAACCTAACCTCCTAACTTAagtggaatatgctcttaaccttctcctaaaagggagtggaggcccagcagtgggaaattgacATGTTGTTACTATTTATATCCTAATTCTTTtttactggtagaaagctacattatacCCGGGTTCACTCGTACCGTATAAAgtacacccgtgcgaagccggggcattTCGTTagtaatctaataaaaatataaagtattcacgtatttaattaattcattattgaaATAACAACCTACTTTTGTTATACTTTTGACACTCATAGGTCTTAATGTGTATTCCTTAATCATTTCGTTTCAGTTCTATTAAAGTCAGTTTTCTTTTAAACTTGAAATTGTGTTTCATACGAAACGATGACAAAAACACaccgtaattatataaatataaaattagattcatagtagatataaaataatattactctgTTAATCAAAGAAGTTGATTAATAACGCAATAAATAagagaataattaaacattaaggTCGACTATAACGTCGCATATGACATTAAATACGATATAATCGAATACATATCCTCGTATATATCTAAGTAATTAGTAATCCAAACCatacattaatgttataatattaatctcgAAGATGCAACTGATATTGAGGCGTCAACGTATAGTTCGCACAGTACATTGGTCATAATATTTCAACGCTAGCAAATGCAGTGCATAGCTTGATATATGATGACAGAGCGACAGATAAATTACTCATAATTTATTGTATGGAAGCCGCTGCGCGCCTAATTACGGCCGTTGCAAAGTTGACTCATGCTAGCGGTGAGAAAAATGATTAGTGATTATATATTAGGAAAGCGTTCAGTTTTGCTCGCGgctaatataatgattattgcaATACTCGGATGATTTAAGAGTTTAGACTGTTAAATCGGAATATTTCCAAGAAAATGTATTCAAGTTTAAGTTACTAGTATATTCGAGTCTATTTTACTCAACTATAATGacttttgttttacataaagtttttaaagtgtgaaaatatcgtaattaatttttttattaatttaagatttaattaaaattattatttcaatggattaaaatttacttaacatgatattatttctaattcaactatttatttcagtaaaagataaataaaggtTCGtagattacattaattttattttaataaaaagtttacgataacttttaattatgaaattttatttatcatcaatTGGTTCAgctatttattaaagattaataaattgttaatgtaCCAGCAAGTCTTGTAGATATAATGaagaattcttaatttaaagtagtttatatataaaatatttcgatattagtATTTGCACTATAagggatatatttttaattaaattaacgtcaTTCGCATTGACATTACGACTATAATGTGAGTTtggtataacaatatttttcacaTAGTATAATGCAATCCAAATTTATTCCTTTCTTAGCAGTTGACACTAAGCTAAACACTAAGAtctttcattgaattttatctttcaaataatttaattgatattaatttcacTTGTTTAAATGTGATTTCGTTGAAGTTTTGCACACAATTTTTGTGCTAGCTAGGTAACCTAACACAGcgcaaaataaattaacttactaATAATTGCttcatttatttagtaatagaaTTGAAAAAAGTTATGTTCCTTAAAAAAGTATCTTCTAaacttgatatattattatggatGAATATAATCCAGGACTTTTTAAATTTGCTATTTATAGCGTTGAAATTTTCAAGTTTTGgtacgaatttattttaaagcatgCATGTCGAAAGGTTTTATTGAAACGAAAgtgtgaaattaaatatttacgtatattttccatttttatgtactttttaaCAACAAATCTTTGTTAACAGATATTCTTGCAGCTATTACAGTGTTTTATATACTAGTTATATAGTACACGCAATTTACTTCACCtttgattgattaaaaatttatattctatattgataatgtttttatttattaactttttttttttatttaaagacacGGTGCCATTGTAAGCTTTTAATGTTTGAATTATAATGTGTTCAGGATAATTAAGACTTTTATCACATTAAGAAAGTGTGTGcagaaattaaaaagataattttaattcaataacattAACATTCATATCACTCAGCGcgtaatattaaaagatatgtgaattttacaaaagtttttatCGAAGTATATCGATTAAGAAATACAAACACAATTAACAATCCGCACTAATTGTAACAACTTAAGTtagaaactaatttaattacgtTACTATAGATTTggtacataaaaattcagttagTCTAACTAGAAAATTATAACCGCGATCGCGGGACGAAGCGATATCGGGCTCAGAGTCAGTGCACTATAACAACACCAATATTACAAGTTAGAGATCACAGCTGTCGTACCCCGCTGGGGTTTAAGTCCGTCGATGATATGAGCCGACTGGAAACTAGAAgaacactaatttatatttacactttCTTCTGTTCCGAATGTCCTTTTGGCATGGGCGTTAATGGTCGGCGCCCCCCTTCTTGTGTGCGTGGAGCGCCGACGGTCCTCAAGGGTGCAGCGGCCGCGGTCCAAATAAAGGGTATGAGGGGAAGTAAGCCGCAAGAGATGGGTGTGGTGGTAGAGGAAACGGCAGAGGTGGCGAGGACACCAAGTGAGATGGCTTGCTGTATGGATGGAATCGTGGTGTCAGCGGTGACAACGGCGGCGTAGGGTACGTCCGCTGCAGAAGAGGGTGAGTGGCGCTCAACATCGATAAACTTGGACTCGATTCACCGCTAGCAGTGTGGGATCTTAAATGCTGAAGTAGCTCGTCTGATGTCGCGAATCTTTTACCGCAGTATGCGGAGTCCCCAGCCATCCAGCTGCATACAAAGGGTAATTGAGATGCTGCTGCTAAAGCGGCTAATTGTGCATGAGCATATGCAGCTGCCGCTGGATGTCCGGTAGGTAGCTGAAAGGGTGTTTTGGCGTGATCGCACTGAGCACATCCCGCTGGGCATACCGCAGATTTGAGCAAGTGGGAACTTAGAGAACATCCAGTGCAATAAGGATCTCTACAGATACCTAAATCACTTCCGGGAGCTTTCATTCTTGCATAAGCGAGGTATGGGTTCAATCCATTTTTCAAAGCTTGATGTTGGGCAGCCATAATGCTGCTTGTCATAAGGTCCATATGTAGCGGAAATCCAGTTGGGGGTAAACCGCCGAGGAAAGCTGATGAACTCACAGGTACGCTAGGTTTGAAACTGGAGGGTTCTTTGGTATCTGAGGACGGCATAGTGCTCTGCGGATATGGTAACTTGGACGTTGAGCTAGATGAGTCTGAATTTGATTTGGTATGAGCGGGTGAGTGAAGAGGGCTCGTTCTCTCGTCAGATTTCTCAGAAGGCGTTTTGCGATGCGCCGGTGGCGATGTCCTTTGAGATGACGAACTTTGGTTGCTACTGCATCGTGCTTGAACGGGAGTCGTTGAAGCACTGCCCTTTGATGATGGAGTTTTTGAATGAGCGTTAACTGACGAAGCTCTATCTTCCGGTGTTCTAGTCTTTTCTCTCGAAGTTAGGCACGATTCGTAAGGCTTAAAACTTGGCTTGTTATCCACATGCATTGGTTTATCGTCGTATTTTTTGCTCGCTTTTTCCGCAGCGGAGATGAGCTTAGGGTTCGGCGTGTCAGCGCCGATCGCACTACAGGTCTGCGCTAGTAGCGCCAGCGGGCTCTTTTTCGCGTCGAGCTGCAACAAAGAAAGGTTTATGAAATGAAACGTCGGGTTGCGAGTGACGGCACAAAGGGAGCGAGGGTGCCCGGGGGCGGGAGGGAGAGGGAGTCCAATCACGCGGCCGACGCGCCATTATCCGCGCGTCTGGCAGCCGTCGGCCCCGCTTGACATTTCACTCG
This DNA window, taken from Vanessa tameamea isolate UH-Manoa-2023 chromosome 7, ilVanTame1 primary haplotype, whole genome shotgun sequence, encodes the following:
- the LOC113400742 gene encoding zinc finger protein Elbow-like, which gives rise to MLTSSNQYLRPDYLSPLPTTLDAKKSPLALLAQTCSAIGADTPNPKLISAAEKASKKYDDKPMHVDNKPSFKPYESCLTSREKTRTPEDRASSVNAHSKTPSSKGSASTTPVQARCSSNQSSSSQRTSPPAHRKTPSEKSDERTSPLHSPAHTKSNSDSSSSTSKLPYPQSTMPSSDTKEPSSFKPSVPVSSSAFLGGLPPTGFPLHMDLMTSSIMAAQHQALKNGLNPYLAYARMKAPGSDLGICRDPYCTGCSLSSHLLKSAVCPAGCAQCDHAKTPFQLPTGHPAAAAYAHAQLAALAAASQLPFVCSWMAGDSAYCGKRFATSDELLQHLRSHTASGESSPSLSMLSATHPLLQRTYPTPPLSPLTPRFHPYSKPSHLVSSPPLPFPLPPHPSLAAYFPSYPLFGPRPLHP